A stretch of DNA from Vanacampus margaritifer isolate UIUO_Vmar chromosome 1, RoL_Vmar_1.0, whole genome shotgun sequence:
CAGGTGATCAATAATGCGCCGGCGGAGAACCCGGTTACTCAACTCTGCAAACAGTAAGAGTTGACTTCATTGTAAGGGTCTTGTGTATTTCCCGCAGGCACCCATGCCCAAGACCATTCTGATCCCCATCCCCATATCCAAGTCATCAGCTCCTCGTTTCCGCAACAGTGTGGAGGGTCTCAACCAGGAGATCGAACGCATCATCATCCGAGACACCCCCGAGAAGGATGAGACCATTGTTGTGGGtgaaatcacccccccccccttttgctTTTCGACGCGACGCAAAAAACTATTTATGTTTTGCCCGACAGCCCCAGGACGTGCCGGACGGGCACCGCGCGCCGCCGCCCGTCCCGCCGCAGCGCAGCAGCAGCACCCGCAGCATCGACACGCAGACCCCGTCGGGGGGCGGCCTGAGCGGGGgccacagcaacagcagcagccgcCCCGACTCCATCTCGCCGTCCTACCTCACCGTCCTCAACGACGCGGTCGGCGGCAGCCCTTTTGACGACAAAGGTGATGAGAGCTACTTTTTACAACCGCCATTTTCTAAAGTAGGGAGTACACAGTACAGATAtcgatttggaaaaaaaagacaaatatataaatactcaAGTCAAGGTGCAGATACCTGAAAAATATGTACTTAAACACAATAACCAAGTATTTCTACATTGAACCCTCGTCAATGTGTCTGCCCTCAGAGTTGGGCCCCTGCTCCCCGCTGCCAAAATACGCCGCCTCTCCACGGCCCAACAACAGCTACACGTTCAAGAGAGAACCTCCAGAGGGATGCGAGAAAGTCAAAGTGTCCGAGGAGACCCTGTATGTACAAAAGcagttttttggttttatttcgtTTTAC
This window harbors:
- the fam117ba gene encoding protein FAM117B, encoding MRDKATQTPRAWADERRRGSHKRSASCGSTDQLKEIAKLRQQLQRSKRSSRHCRDKERKSPFNGSHAIMQTQAPMPKTILIPIPISKSSAPRFRNSVEGLNQEIERIIIRDTPEKDETIVPQDVPDGHRAPPPVPPQRSSSTRSIDTQTPSGGGLSGGHSNSSSRPDSISPSYLTVLNDAVGGSPFDDKELGPCSPLPKYAASPRPNNSYTFKREPPEGCEKVKVSEETLPKAQQEVPPFLCPDRNKVNFIPNSGSAFCLVSILKPLLPAPDLNFRPGVGLRSLSPSLVPLSTQPCLLEEPENF